The Impatiens glandulifera chromosome 3, dImpGla2.1, whole genome shotgun sequence genome contains a region encoding:
- the LOC124930463 gene encoding CASP-like protein 4D1, whose protein sequence is MASKSSKTIAIVALITQFLALLSLAASVILLATNNYTLTSDNSKTHFYDVITFRYVFATGVIAFIYVLIQIPFTIYLVCTGKRMIRNRCLPEFDYYGDKLISLLLASGVGAGLAVTLEFKSLLDGFIEILAIAGLEGVDEFKSKSSSFLNRAIISTAILSFSLLCMIILSLISRPFYARK, encoded by the exons ATGGCATCGAAGAGTAGTAAAACTATTGCAATTGTAGCCCTAATTACACAGTTTTTGGCTCTACTTTCTCTTGCAGCTTCTGTCATTTTGCTTGCTACCAACAATTATACACTCACCAGCGACAATTCCAAAACACATTTCTACGATGTTATTACGTTCCG GTATGTTTTTGCCACAGGGGTTATTGCATTTATTTATGTATTGATCCAGATTCCCTTTACTATATACTTGGTTTGCACGGGAAAACGCATGATTCGCAATCGCTGCTTACCCGAGTTCGATTACTACGGAGACAAG TTGATTAGCCTTTTGCTGGCTAGCGGAGTAGGGGCGGGGCTTGCGGTGACATTAGAGTTCAAGAGCTTGCTTGATGGTTTTATCGAAATCTTGGCTATTGCGGGTTTGGAGGGCGTAGACGAATTCAAGTCAAAATCGAGCTCTTTCCTTAATCGTGCTATCATTTCCACCGCCATTCTCTCTTTTTCCTTACTATGCATGATCATCCTTTCACTCATTTCTCGTCCATTTTATGCTAGGAAGTga